In Paenibacillus sp. J23TS9, a single genomic region encodes these proteins:
- the yhbH gene encoding sporulation protein YhbH, with the protein MPSDDHSLFVVSKEDWSLHRKGYQDQVRHQEKVKEMIKQNLPDLITEESIVMSDGKQIIKVPIRSLDEYRFIYNFQKQKHVGQGDGDSQVGDVLGRDPAQKPGQGEKAGDQPGHDIMEAEVSMEDLENMLFDEMELPFMKPKEQQDVETESITFNDIRKKGMQSNIDKKRTILENLRRNATSGTPGIHHISPDDLRYKTWEEIVVPHSSAVIIAMMDTSGSMGSFEKYCARSFFFWMTRFLRRQYEKVDIVFLAHHTEAKEVSEEDFFTRGESGGTICSSAYQKALEIIDRRYPPSKYNIYPFHFSDGDNLTSDNERCVRLIGELLKVSNMFGYGEVNQYNRSSTLMSAYRNIKMEQFMYYVIKEKGEVYQALRTFFQKQEGAIQT; encoded by the coding sequence ATGCCATCTGACGATCATTCGCTGTTTGTCGTGTCCAAGGAGGACTGGTCACTGCACCGTAAAGGGTATCAGGATCAAGTCCGCCATCAGGAAAAAGTGAAAGAAATGATTAAGCAAAACCTGCCCGATCTCATTACGGAAGAGAGTATTGTCATGTCGGACGGTAAACAGATTATCAAGGTACCCATCCGGAGTCTGGACGAATACCGTTTTATCTATAATTTCCAGAAGCAAAAGCATGTGGGGCAGGGTGATGGTGACAGTCAAGTAGGTGATGTACTCGGACGTGATCCGGCTCAGAAGCCTGGTCAGGGCGAGAAAGCTGGAGATCAGCCGGGGCATGACATCATGGAAGCCGAAGTCAGCATGGAAGATCTGGAGAATATGCTCTTTGACGAAATGGAGCTTCCTTTTATGAAGCCGAAAGAGCAGCAGGATGTGGAGACCGAATCCATTACTTTTAACGATATCCGCAAAAAAGGAATGCAGTCCAACATCGACAAAAAGCGTACCATTCTGGAGAATCTGCGCCGCAATGCCACTTCCGGAACTCCCGGCATCCATCATATCAGCCCGGATGACCTGCGCTACAAAACCTGGGAGGAAATCGTGGTGCCCCACTCCAGCGCTGTCATTATCGCTATGATGGATACCTCAGGCAGTATGGGATCTTTTGAAAAATACTGTGCGCGCAGCTTCTTTTTCTGGATGACCCGTTTTCTGCGGCGGCAATATGAAAAGGTAGATATTGTTTTCCTGGCGCATCATACCGAAGCGAAGGAAGTATCCGAGGAGGACTTTTTTACACGCGGCGAAAGCGGCGGCACCATCTGTTCCTCTGCCTATCAAAAGGCGCTTGAAATCATCGACCGGCGCTACCCGCCTTCCAAATACAATATTTATCCGTTCCACTTCTCCGACGGAGACAATCTAACCTCGGATAACGAACGCTGCGTGCGCCTGATCGGGGAACTGCTCAAGGTGAGCAATATGTTCGGATACGGAGAGGTCAACCAGTACAACCGGAGCAGCACACTCATGTCGGCCTACCGTAATATTAAAATGGAGCAATTTATGTACTATGTCATCAAGGAAAAAGGAGAGGTCTATCAGGCCCTGCGCACATTCTTCCAGAAACAGGAAGGAGCAATCCAAACATGA
- a CDS encoding SpoVR family protein has product MSNSDEIKQLEYAISEIMEIADGFGLDYYPMRYEICPADIIYTFGAYGMPTRFSHWSFGKTFNKMKMQYDFGLSKIYELVINSNPCYAFLLDGNSLIQNKLIVAHVLAHCDFFKNNYRFSTSNRNMVESMSATAERISHYEMEYGTEAVESFIDAVLSIQEHVDPQLVRPQHLGKQRYMEYKIKEQKDSHKQEPPAGDYDDLWNLDEPKTKDKNTVASRHFPPEPEKDIMWFIQEFSEVLEEWQRDIMSMLREEMLYFWPQMETKIMNEGWASYWHQHIIRELDLTSEETIEFAKLNSSVVQPSRNSLNPYYLGLKIFEDIERRWDHPTKEEQERGGRTPGRGREKIFEVREYDSDTSFIRNYLTKELTNDLDLYVFEKKGPEWKITDKGWERVRDQLVVSRVNGGNPFLVVSDGDFMRNGELVVRHEYEGTELDLKYMERTMPHVYQLWGRTVHLETIIEDKKVMFTYDGKKLHRKFV; this is encoded by the coding sequence ATGAGTAACAGTGATGAAATCAAGCAGCTCGAATATGCCATCAGCGAAATTATGGAGATAGCCGATGGCTTCGGGCTCGATTATTATCCGATGCGTTACGAGATCTGTCCTGCTGATATTATCTACACTTTCGGCGCATACGGTATGCCGACCCGCTTCTCGCACTGGAGCTTCGGTAAAACTTTTAACAAGATGAAAATGCAATACGACTTCGGACTCAGCAAAATTTACGAGCTGGTCATCAACTCCAATCCCTGCTATGCTTTTCTGCTCGACGGCAACTCGCTGATTCAGAACAAGCTGATCGTCGCACACGTTCTTGCCCATTGTGACTTCTTTAAAAATAATTACCGTTTTTCGACCTCCAACCGCAATATGGTTGAGAGCATGTCCGCCACAGCTGAACGGATCAGCCATTACGAGATGGAATATGGAACCGAAGCTGTCGAGAGCTTCATTGACGCCGTCCTGAGCATACAAGAGCATGTGGATCCCCAACTGGTTAGACCACAGCATCTCGGCAAGCAGCGTTACATGGAATACAAGATCAAGGAGCAGAAAGACTCCCACAAACAAGAGCCTCCTGCTGGCGACTATGATGATCTTTGGAATCTGGATGAACCCAAAACCAAAGACAAGAACACAGTGGCATCACGCCATTTCCCTCCCGAACCGGAAAAAGATATCATGTGGTTCATCCAGGAATTCTCTGAGGTACTTGAGGAGTGGCAGCGGGATATCATGAGTATGCTGCGTGAGGAAATGCTATACTTCTGGCCGCAGATGGAAACCAAAATCATGAACGAAGGCTGGGCTTCCTACTGGCATCAGCACATCATTCGGGAACTGGATCTGACCAGCGAGGAAACCATTGAGTTCGCCAAACTGAACTCCTCTGTCGTACAGCCATCCCGCAACAGCTTGAATCCCTACTACCTGGGCCTTAAAATTTTCGAGGATATCGAGCGGCGCTGGGATCACCCGACGAAGGAAGAGCAGGAACGTGGCGGAAGAACGCCCGGCCGAGGCCGAGAGAAAATTTTCGAGGTGCGTGAGTACGATTCCGATACCTCGTTTATCCGCAATTACTTAACAAAGGAATTAACGAATGATTTGGATTTGTATGTATTCGAGAAAAAAGGACCCGAGTGGAAAATTACCGACAAAGGTTGGGAGCGTGTCCGAGATCAGCTGGTTGTGTCCAGAGTGAACGGCGGTAATCCATTTCTGGTTGTATCCGATGGTGATTTCATGCGAAACGGAGAGCTTGTCGTGCGGCATGAGTATGAAGGCACCGAGCTTGATCTGAAATATATGGAACGGACCATGCCGCATGTCTATCAGTTATGGGGCCGGACCGTCCATCTGGAAACCATAATCGAGGATAAGAAAGTCATGTTCACCTATGACGGCAAAAAGCTGCACCGTAAATTTGTTTAA
- a CDS encoding response regulator transcription factor, with protein MDQRRVLVVDDEESIRSAITYALKREGFEVSTAADGEEALQKVTSFRPDMLVLDVMMPKLNGYEVCRRLENVKGIGILLLTVKNDIVDKVLGLELGADDFMSKPFDIRELVARVKSIVRRLDKGSDPTPPADSEVYRLEGLKVDTVRRTADINGGSMDLTPKEFDLLALLVSHAGRVYTREDLLELVWGMEYFGGTRTVDIHIQRLRKKLGDAQYLLQTVYGIGYKAMEK; from the coding sequence ATGGACCAGAGAAGAGTACTTGTGGTCGATGATGAAGAAAGCATTCGCAGTGCCATTACTTACGCCTTGAAACGCGAGGGCTTTGAGGTATCAACGGCAGCGGACGGGGAAGAAGCACTGCAGAAGGTAACCTCCTTCCGGCCGGACATGCTCGTCCTGGATGTAATGATGCCCAAGCTGAATGGGTATGAGGTTTGCCGCCGGCTGGAAAACGTCAAGGGGATCGGTATTCTTTTACTGACCGTCAAAAACGATATTGTAGATAAAGTGCTGGGACTGGAGCTCGGTGCGGATGACTTTATGAGCAAGCCATTTGATATCCGTGAGCTGGTGGCCAGAGTCAAATCCATTGTACGCCGATTAGATAAAGGTAGTGATCCAACGCCACCTGCAGACTCGGAGGTTTATCGCCTTGAAGGTCTTAAAGTCGATACGGTGCGCCGTACGGCGGATATTAATGGCGGGTCCATGGATTTAACACCTAAAGAATTCGATCTGCTTGCTCTCCTGGTCTCCCATGCGGGGCGTGTCTATACCCGCGAGGATTTGCTTGAACTCGTGTGGGGTATGGAGTACTTTGGCGGGACTCGAACTGTCGATATTCATATCCAGCGTCTGCGCAAGAAGCTGGGGGATGCACAATATCTTCTCCAAACTGTGTACGGCATCGGATATAAAGCGATGGAAAAATAA
- a CDS encoding LacI family DNA-binding transcriptional regulator codes for MASIHDVAKEAGVSVATVSKVINHYPDVSEKTRKKVKNAIELLRYRPNVIARGLVTGRSWTVGVLINIPFTNPYVAMLLEGIKTALENSGYDLMRLSARLNDPGYSFVDHCQSRNLDGVVVFGVEKDHHSIRELIESGIPTMFVDMDATGQRAGNITTENRNGVHMAVRHLYELGHQRIAYLAGVPGQPVNESRLAGYRDGLETSSIPYREDYVVNGDYSYDSGIQGMRMLLQLDQPPTAVVCTSDMAAFGVIHAIEAHGLSVPGDISVVGFDNIYEAELFKPGLTTINQNIHAIGVKSIEELISMIKSTEYPPPVVTEPSSLVIRESTARYSEP; via the coding sequence TTGGCTTCAATTCATGATGTAGCAAAAGAAGCAGGGGTTTCGGTAGCAACGGTGTCCAAAGTGATTAATCACTATCCGGATGTTAGTGAAAAGACGAGAAAAAAAGTCAAGAATGCGATCGAATTGCTTCGCTACAGACCCAATGTCATTGCGCGGGGTCTGGTGACCGGGAGATCCTGGACCGTTGGGGTCCTCATTAATATACCTTTTACCAATCCATATGTGGCGATGCTGCTGGAAGGCATCAAGACGGCACTGGAAAACAGCGGATATGATCTCATGCGGTTGTCCGCCCGGCTGAATGATCCCGGTTACTCTTTTGTCGATCACTGTCAGAGCCGTAATTTAGACGGAGTGGTCGTGTTCGGAGTGGAAAAGGATCATCACAGCATTCGGGAGCTGATCGAATCCGGAATTCCAACCATGTTTGTGGATATGGATGCGACCGGTCAACGGGCAGGTAATATTACGACTGAGAACCGAAATGGCGTACATATGGCGGTCCGGCATTTATACGAGCTTGGACATCAACGAATTGCCTATTTGGCGGGTGTACCAGGGCAGCCCGTTAACGAAAGCCGCTTGGCGGGATATCGTGACGGTCTTGAGACATCCTCCATTCCATATCGTGAGGATTATGTTGTGAACGGGGATTACTCCTACGATAGCGGTATTCAAGGCATGAGAATGCTGCTGCAGCTGGATCAGCCACCGACGGCCGTAGTTTGTACTTCTGATATGGCTGCCTTTGGAGTCATTCACGCGATTGAAGCTCATGGGCTTTCCGTTCCCGGTGATATATCAGTCGTGGGATTTGATAATATTTATGAAGCTGAGCTGTTCAAGCCGGGTCTGACCACGATCAACCAGAATATTCACGCCATTGGCGTGAAGTCGATTGAAGAGCTGATCTCGATGATTAAGAGCACTGAATATCCGCCTCCGGTCGTTACCGAGCCTTCCAGTCTGGTTATCCGCGAATCAACGGCACGCTATTCGGAACCATAG
- a CDS encoding globin-coupled sensor protein yields the protein MINVTSKRQKQIDYIRLTEKDLENLLQFRPVFVKVVEEVVNHFYKHIATEPELMELIGKTTTIERLKDTQREYWMSLADGKIDDEYLEKRIAIGLVHSRVGLSVEYYLGSYMTYLDIATDLMRQVVPEQWVSVIHSLSKMFNLDSQLVLEAYELKEKEKLKDLADEKEHVLQAVTEVVQQLTGMVAELNESAGQIATSAQVTADSQETAHVLMDELHEDVKQIENMGVLIKAIADQTHLLGLNAAIEAAHAGDMGRGFTVVAGEVRKLAMHSREALEQIQDKVSGIMQRLSRVQNETEKTTIHAREQASSSQELASFVTMIEKLTQDLAEIQNKS from the coding sequence ATGATTAATGTAACCTCTAAACGGCAGAAACAGATTGATTATATCAGGTTGACCGAAAAAGACTTGGAGAACCTTCTGCAATTTCGTCCGGTATTCGTGAAAGTGGTAGAAGAAGTCGTGAACCATTTTTACAAGCATATCGCCACCGAACCGGAACTGATGGAGCTTATCGGGAAAACCACGACGATTGAGAGATTAAAGGACACTCAAAGAGAATATTGGATGTCGCTGGCTGACGGTAAAATTGATGATGAATATCTGGAGAAAAGAATTGCGATCGGTCTTGTGCACTCTCGCGTGGGCCTGAGTGTCGAATATTATCTTGGCAGCTACATGACATACCTGGATATCGCAACAGACCTGATGCGCCAGGTGGTGCCGGAGCAATGGGTTTCGGTTATCCATTCACTCAGCAAAATGTTCAATCTTGATTCACAGCTCGTTTTGGAAGCCTATGAACTGAAAGAGAAGGAAAAACTGAAAGATCTGGCCGATGAAAAAGAGCATGTGCTGCAAGCGGTTACAGAGGTTGTGCAGCAATTAACGGGCATGGTTGCCGAACTGAATGAGAGCGCAGGGCAAATTGCGACTTCTGCACAGGTCACTGCGGACTCACAGGAAACGGCTCATGTATTGATGGACGAGCTTCACGAGGATGTGAAGCAGATTGAAAATATGGGTGTACTCATTAAAGCGATCGCAGATCAGACGCATCTGCTTGGTCTGAATGCGGCGATTGAAGCTGCGCATGCGGGAGATATGGGCAGAGGGTTTACCGTGGTGGCAGGAGAAGTGCGCAAACTAGCGATGCATTCGCGTGAAGCCTTGGAGCAGATTCAGGACAAGGTGTCCGGCATTATGCAGCGGCTGAGCCGCGTACAGAATGAAACGGAAAAGACGACTATTCATGCCAGAGAGCAGGCCAGCAGCTCACAGGAACTCGCTTCATTTGTGACGATGATCGAGAAACTGACGCAGGATCTGGCGGAAATTCAAAATAAAAGCTAG